One stretch of Parafrankia irregularis DNA includes these proteins:
- a CDS encoding TetR family transcriptional regulator encodes MDSDGLDRPAQRARRERILDAAVALGSEGGYDAVQMRAVAERSGVALGTLYRYFPSKVQLLVSAMAREIDGIRLPSAERMAGLTPADRILAVLSRATKVFQRDPNLAGALVRAVMFADASATAEVDQVTQRMNSIIIRMMRGEDGDPSPRDIAVAGLIAKVWFVSEIQWLSGRTKARQVLDDLELVVRELVH; translated from the coding sequence GTGGACAGTGACGGGCTGGACAGGCCCGCCCAGCGAGCACGGCGGGAGCGGATTCTGGACGCCGCCGTCGCGCTCGGGTCCGAGGGCGGCTACGACGCCGTGCAGATGCGGGCGGTGGCGGAGCGCTCCGGGGTCGCGCTCGGGACGCTGTACCGCTACTTCCCGTCGAAGGTGCAGCTGCTGGTGTCCGCGATGGCCCGCGAGATCGACGGCATCCGGCTGCCGTCCGCCGAGCGCATGGCGGGCCTCACCCCGGCGGACCGGATCCTGGCCGTCCTCAGCCGCGCCACCAAGGTCTTCCAGCGGGACCCGAACCTGGCCGGCGCGCTGGTCCGGGCGGTCATGTTCGCGGACGCGTCGGCCACCGCCGAGGTCGACCAGGTCACCCAGCGGATGAACTCGATCATCATTCGCATGATGCGCGGTGAGGACGGCGATCCGTCCCCGCGGGACATCGCGGTGGCGGGCCTGATCGCCAAGGTGTGGTTCGTCAGCGAGATCCAGTGGCTGTCCGGCCGCACCAAGGCCCGGCAGGTGCTCGACGACCTGGAACTGGTCGTCCGCGAGCTCGTCCACTAG
- a CDS encoding steroid 3-ketoacyl-CoA thiolase — protein MPNPVIVEATRSPIGRRRGALAGVHPAHLLGHTQRAVLERAGLDPASVEQVVGGCVTQAGEQASNITRYAWLASELPTTTAATTVDCQCGSSQQAAHLVAGLVATGTIDAGIACGVEAMSRVGLGAAVQGGPGVPRPPGWDSGLPDQFTAADRIARGAGVSRAELDEFGARSQALAARAWAEGRFKAEVAPLEAPVLDDAGDPTGESVTVEIDGGLRDTSVEKLAALRPVLPDGLHTAGTSSQISDGAAALLIMDADRARALGLRPRARIVAQALVGDDPYLLLNGPIAASRRVLDRAGMSVADIDRFEVNEAFAAVVLSWARALRPDLDRVNVNGGAIALGHPVGSTGCRLLTTALHELERSGGTTALVSMCAGGALATGTIIERLS, from the coding sequence ATGCCGAATCCAGTGATCGTCGAGGCGACCCGCTCACCCATCGGCCGACGGCGCGGGGCGCTGGCGGGTGTCCACCCCGCCCACCTGCTCGGCCACACGCAGCGCGCGGTCCTCGAACGCGCCGGCCTCGACCCCGCGAGCGTCGAGCAGGTCGTGGGAGGCTGCGTCACCCAGGCCGGCGAGCAGGCGTCGAACATCACCCGCTACGCCTGGCTGGCCAGCGAGCTGCCCACCACCACGGCCGCCACCACGGTCGACTGCCAGTGCGGCTCCTCGCAGCAGGCGGCCCACCTCGTCGCCGGGCTGGTCGCCACCGGCACGATCGACGCCGGCATCGCCTGCGGCGTCGAGGCCATGAGCCGGGTGGGCCTGGGCGCGGCGGTGCAGGGCGGCCCCGGAGTACCACGCCCGCCGGGCTGGGACAGCGGCCTGCCCGACCAGTTCACCGCGGCCGACCGCATCGCCCGCGGCGCCGGCGTCAGCCGCGCCGAGCTGGACGAGTTCGGCGCCCGCTCGCAGGCCCTCGCCGCCCGCGCCTGGGCCGAGGGCCGGTTCAAGGCCGAGGTCGCCCCGCTGGAGGCACCCGTGCTGGACGACGCGGGCGACCCGACCGGCGAGTCGGTCACCGTCGAGATCGACGGCGGGCTGCGCGACACCTCCGTCGAGAAGCTCGCCGCCCTGCGGCCCGTACTGCCCGACGGCCTGCACACCGCGGGGACGTCGTCGCAGATCTCCGACGGCGCCGCCGCCCTGCTGATCATGGACGCCGACCGCGCGCGGGCGCTGGGGCTGCGGCCCCGGGCCCGGATCGTCGCCCAGGCCCTCGTCGGTGACGACCCGTACCTGCTGCTCAACGGCCCGATCGCCGCCAGCCGGCGGGTGCTCGACCGGGCCGGGATGTCCGTCGCCGACATCGACCGGTTCGAGGTCAACGAGGCGTTCGCGGCCGTCGTGCTCTCCTGGGCCCGGGCACTGCGCCCCGACCTGGACCGGGTCAACGTCAACGGCGGCGCGATCGCGCTCGGCCATCCCGTCGGGTCCACCGGGTGCCGGCTGCTCACCACCGCGCTGCACGAGCTGGAACGCTCCGGCGGCACCACCGCCCTGGTGTCGATGTGCGCCGGCGGAGCGCTGGCCACCGGCACGATCATCGAGCGGCTGTCGTGA